A single region of the Pseudomonas mandelii genome encodes:
- a CDS encoding GMC family oxidoreductase has protein sequence MNHLSERNYDFIVCGAGTAGCVVAARLAQQSNARVLLIEAGNEYNGPEVVEPAQWPLNLGSERDWAFEGQANPHLNGRRLSLNMGKGLGGGSSINVMVWARGHRSDWDHFAAESGDAAWGYDSVLDYYRRIENWHGSPDAARRGSGGPVHVEQPATPQPLAKAILEAASRLGIPRYDSPNGAMMEGPGGAAITDLRINQGRRESVFDSYIRPLLNQPNLTVLTGALVARVLLDGSRAVGVEVIIEGQRHCFYAEAEVVLSLGAVNTPKVLMQSGIGPERELRTHGIVPISHLPGVGQNLQDHIAFACTWEYLRPQAVGGGGCETTVYWKSDSRLDSPDLLHCQLEFAVPSPAEVGIPPPQQGWTTFAGLARPLSRGRLRLSGAGPLDAPLIEPNSLSAPEDIASAFASIDLCRAIGNSEAFNGLVKREVVPGPKDHRAMHQFMRNSAVSYWHQSCTAKMGRDAMSVVDHQLRVYGIEKLRIADASIMPRITVGNTMAPCVVIGERAADLILAAHGVIAPVTAPIG, from the coding sequence ATGAATCATCTGAGTGAGCGCAACTACGACTTCATCGTGTGTGGCGCAGGCACGGCGGGCTGCGTGGTTGCTGCCCGCCTTGCCCAACAGTCCAACGCACGCGTGTTATTGATTGAAGCAGGCAACGAATACAACGGCCCAGAGGTTGTAGAACCCGCGCAGTGGCCGCTGAACCTCGGTTCGGAGCGCGACTGGGCATTCGAAGGACAAGCCAATCCCCACCTCAACGGTCGTCGTCTTTCCTTGAACATGGGCAAGGGGCTCGGGGGTGGATCCAGCATCAACGTGATGGTCTGGGCACGCGGGCATCGATCGGACTGGGATCACTTCGCTGCCGAGTCCGGCGACGCTGCCTGGGGATACGATTCGGTACTGGATTATTACCGGAGGATCGAGAACTGGCACGGCAGCCCGGATGCCGCACGGCGGGGTTCTGGTGGCCCCGTGCATGTCGAGCAGCCGGCTACGCCTCAGCCCCTCGCCAAGGCAATACTGGAAGCGGCCAGCCGTCTCGGTATTCCCCGATATGACAGTCCCAACGGCGCGATGATGGAAGGCCCGGGCGGGGCCGCGATCACCGATCTGCGCATCAATCAGGGCAGGCGCGAGTCCGTTTTCGATTCCTATATCCGGCCACTGCTGAACCAACCGAATCTGACGGTTCTCACCGGCGCATTGGTGGCCCGTGTTCTTCTTGACGGCTCACGGGCGGTCGGTGTCGAAGTGATAATCGAAGGTCAACGCCACTGCTTCTATGCCGAAGCCGAAGTCGTCTTGTCCCTGGGCGCAGTGAATACGCCCAAGGTGCTCATGCAGTCAGGAATCGGCCCGGAGCGCGAACTGCGCACCCATGGCATCGTTCCGATCAGTCACCTTCCCGGCGTGGGTCAGAATCTTCAGGACCATATTGCCTTTGCCTGTACCTGGGAATACTTGCGACCCCAAGCTGTGGGCGGCGGTGGTTGTGAAACCACTGTGTACTGGAAAAGCGACAGTCGCCTGGACTCCCCAGACCTGCTGCACTGTCAGCTTGAATTTGCGGTGCCCTCCCCGGCTGAAGTGGGTATCCCGCCGCCGCAACAGGGTTGGACGACGTTCGCAGGGCTGGCCAGGCCTCTCAGTCGAGGACGCTTGCGCCTATCGGGCGCCGGGCCATTGGATGCACCGCTGATTGAGCCGAACTCGCTGAGCGCACCCGAGGACATTGCGTCGGCGTTTGCGTCGATCGACCTCTGCCGGGCAATCGGCAACAGCGAAGCCTTCAATGGGTTGGTAAAGCGCGAGGTGGTCCCCGGGCCAAAAGATCACCGCGCCATGCACCAGTTCATGCGCAATTCTGCAGTGTCCTACTGGCACCAGTCCTGCACCGCGAAAATGGGCCGAGATGCGATGTCGGTGGTCGACCATCAACTCCGCGTGTATGGCATCGAGAAACTGCGGATCGCCGATGCCTCGATCATGCCGCGAATCACCGTTGGCAACACCATGGCTCCTTGCGTCGTCATTGGCGAGCGAGCAGCCGATCTCATCCTCGCGGCGCATGGAGTGATCGCTCCGGTCACAGCGCCAATCGGATAA
- the xylA gene encoding xylose isomerase yields MPYFPNVDQIRYEGPDSNSPLAFRHYDADKVILGKPMREHLRMAACYWHTFVWPGSDVFGAATFKRPWQHTGDPMEVAIDKAAAAFEFFSKLGIDYYCFHDTDVAPEGNSLKEYRNHFAQMVDHLERHQEDSAIKLLWGTANCFSNPRFAAGAASNPDPEVFACAAAQVFSAMNATQRLKGSNYVLWGGREGYETLLNTDLKREREQLGRFMRMVVEHKHKIGFKGDLLIEPKPQEPTKHQYDYDSATVFGFLQQFGLEKEIKVNIEANHATLAGHSFHHEIATAVSLGIFGSIDANRGDPQNGWDTDQFPNSVEEMTLVTYEILKAGGFMNGGFNFDSKVRRQSLDEIDLFHGHIGAMDVLALSLERAATMVQDDRLQQLKDQRYSGWQQPFGQAVLTGDFNLQSLAEHAFANELNPQAVSGRQEMLENVVNRFIYR; encoded by the coding sequence ATGCCGTACTTCCCCAATGTCGACCAGATTCGCTACGAAGGCCCTGACAGCAACTCGCCTCTCGCCTTCCGGCACTACGACGCCGACAAAGTCATCCTCGGCAAACCCATGCGTGAACACCTGCGCATGGCTGCCTGTTATTGGCACACCTTCGTCTGGCCAGGGTCCGATGTGTTCGGTGCAGCAACCTTCAAGCGCCCGTGGCAACACACCGGCGACCCGATGGAGGTGGCCATTGACAAGGCGGCCGCCGCGTTCGAGTTTTTCTCCAAACTGGGTATCGACTATTACTGCTTCCACGACACGGATGTCGCCCCGGAGGGCAATTCGCTGAAGGAGTACCGCAACCACTTCGCGCAAATGGTTGATCACCTGGAGCGACATCAGGAAGACAGCGCAATCAAGCTGCTGTGGGGAACCGCCAACTGTTTCAGCAACCCACGCTTTGCCGCCGGTGCCGCCAGCAATCCGGACCCCGAAGTGTTTGCCTGCGCCGCCGCCCAGGTGTTCAGCGCCATGAACGCCACCCAACGCCTGAAAGGCTCCAATTACGTGTTGTGGGGCGGTCGCGAAGGTTACGAAACCTTGCTCAATACCGATCTGAAACGTGAACGCGAACAACTGGGCCGCTTCATGCGCATGGTGGTCGAGCACAAGCACAAGATCGGCTTCAAAGGCGACCTGCTGATCGAGCCCAAACCGCAGGAACCGACCAAGCACCAATACGATTACGACAGCGCGACCGTTTTCGGCTTTCTCCAGCAGTTCGGTCTGGAAAAGGAAATCAAAGTCAACATCGAGGCCAACCACGCAACCCTGGCAGGCCATAGCTTTCATCACGAGATTGCGACGGCCGTCTCGCTGGGGATTTTCGGCAGCATCGACGCCAACCGCGGTGATCCGCAAAACGGTTGGGACACCGACCAGTTCCCCAACAGCGTCGAAGAAATGACCCTGGTGACCTATGAAATTCTCAAGGCCGGCGGGTTCATGAATGGCGGATTCAACTTCGACTCCAAGGTCCGCCGCCAGAGCCTCGATGAGATTGATCTGTTCCATGGCCATATCGGTGCAATGGACGTTCTTGCCCTGTCCCTGGAACGGGCAGCCACCATGGTTCAAGACGACCGACTGCAGCAACTCAAGGATCAACGCTACTCCGGCTGGCAGCAGCCGTTCGGGCAGGCGGTGCTGACGGGTGACTTCAACCTCCAGTCACTGGCCGAACATGCATTCGCTAACGAGCTGAACCCGCAAGCCGTCAGCGGCAGGCAGGAGATGCTCGAGAACGTCGTCAACCGGTTCATCTATCGCTGA
- the xylG gene encoding D-xylose ABC transporter ATP-binding protein yields the protein MPDYLLQMNGIVKTFGGVKALNGIDIKVRPGECVGLCGENGAGKSTLMKILSAVYPHGTWDGEILWDGQPLKAQSISETEAAGIVIIHQELTLVPDLSVAENIFMGHELTLPGGRMNYPAMIHRAEALMRELKVPDMNVSLPVSQYGGGYQQLVEIAKALNKQARLLILDEPSSALTRSEIEVLLDIIRDLKAKGVACVYISHKLDEVAAVCDTISVIRDGKHIATTAMADMDIAQIITQMVGREMSNLYPTEPHDIGDVIFEARHITCYDVDSPKRKRVDDISFVLKRGEILGIAGLVGAGRTELVTALFGAYPGRHEGEVWLDGQPIDTSTPLKSIRAGLCLVPEDRKRQGIIPDLGVGQNITLAVLDGYSKLTRIDAEAELGCIDREISRLHLNTASPFLPITSLSGGNQQKAVLAKMLLTKPRVLILDEPTRGVDVGAKYEIYKLMGALAAEGVSIIMVSSELAEVLGVSDRVLVIGEGQLRGDFINRELTQEQVLAAALSQSGGYNNNDRIPA from the coding sequence ATGCCCGATTATCTGCTGCAAATGAACGGTATCGTCAAAACCTTCGGCGGTGTCAAAGCGCTCAATGGCATCGACATCAAAGTCAGGCCAGGTGAGTGCGTTGGACTGTGCGGCGAGAACGGCGCCGGCAAGTCCACACTGATGAAAATCCTTTCGGCGGTCTACCCCCATGGCACCTGGGACGGCGAAATTCTCTGGGATGGTCAACCGCTCAAGGCCCAATCCATCAGCGAAACCGAAGCCGCCGGTATCGTCATCATTCACCAGGAACTGACGCTGGTTCCCGACCTGTCGGTGGCCGAGAACATTTTCATGGGCCATGAACTGACGCTGCCCGGTGGACGCATGAATTACCCGGCGATGATCCACCGTGCCGAAGCCTTGATGCGTGAACTGAAAGTGCCGGACATGAACGTGTCGCTACCGGTTTCGCAGTACGGCGGCGGCTATCAGCAACTGGTGGAAATTGCCAAGGCACTGAACAAGCAAGCGCGCCTGCTGATCCTCGACGAGCCTTCATCGGCCCTGACCCGCTCAGAAATCGAAGTGTTGCTGGACATCATCCGCGACCTCAAGGCCAAGGGTGTTGCCTGCGTCTACATCTCCCACAAGCTCGACGAAGTGGCCGCCGTGTGCGACACCATTTCAGTGATCCGTGACGGCAAGCACATCGCCACGACCGCCATGGCGGACATGGACATTGCGCAGATCATCACCCAGATGGTCGGACGGGAAATGAGCAACCTCTACCCTACCGAGCCGCACGACATCGGCGACGTGATTTTCGAGGCTCGCCACATCACGTGCTACGACGTCGATAGCCCCAAACGCAAACGGGTCGACGATATTTCGTTCGTTCTCAAACGTGGGGAAATCCTCGGAATCGCCGGTCTGGTCGGCGCAGGCCGTACAGAACTGGTGACCGCGCTGTTTGGCGCCTACCCCGGCCGCCATGAAGGCGAGGTCTGGCTGGACGGCCAACCCATCGACACCAGCACGCCGCTCAAGTCAATCCGTGCCGGCCTATGCCTGGTGCCCGAGGACCGCAAGCGCCAAGGCATCATTCCAGACCTGGGCGTCGGCCAGAACATCACCCTGGCCGTGCTGGACGGTTACTCGAAACTGACCCGCATTGATGCCGAAGCCGAGCTGGGTTGCATCGATCGGGAAATATCGCGCTTGCACCTCAATACCGCGAGCCCGTTCCTGCCGATTACCAGTCTCTCCGGCGGCAATCAGCAAAAAGCCGTGTTGGCGAAGATGCTGCTGACCAAACCCCGGGTCCTGATCCTCGATGAGCCCACCCGGGGTGTGGATGTCGGCGCCAAGTACGAAATCTACAAGTTGATGGGAGCGCTGGCGGCCGAAGGCGTGTCGATCATCATGGTTTCCTCGGAGCTGGCCGAGGTGCTAGGTGTGTCCGACCGAGTATTGGTCATCGGCGAGGGGCAGTTGCGTGGCGACTTCATCAACCGCGAACTCACCCAGGAACAGGTGCTCGCCGCCGCACTCAGTCAATCTGGTGGCTATAACAATAATGATCGGATACCCGCGTAA
- a CDS encoding XylR family transcriptional regulator produces MKTVPPVHRIALLFNGSKIYDRGIISGIGNYLSSTRASWDLFLEEDFLCRLKGIERWQGDGIIADFDDPLIGEALAGIELPVVAVGGSYEDERAYPKGIPYVATDNDALITLAYKHLIEAGLTRFACFSLPEAQANRWAQEREKSFRRLMQRDGLHAEVYRGMGTSAPLWDSAVEQQIDWLQSLPKPIGIIAVSDARARQLLQACLTAGIAVPEQVALIGIDNDPLTRCLTRVPLSSVIQGTETMGRTAARLLHQMLHGMPSTGMHILIPPDAINVQVSSLHQPLGNPYVMQALLFIRQYACQGIKSAQVAAYVGVSRSSLESHFRDVRGCSVHDEILGFKLAAATNGLENTDSAIADIARSCGFKSAQYLHTVFRREFGCTPREYQQGAR; encoded by the coding sequence ATGAAAACCGTACCTCCCGTGCACCGCATCGCGCTGCTGTTCAACGGCAGCAAGATCTATGACCGCGGCATCATCAGCGGCATCGGCAATTACCTGAGCAGCACCCGTGCCTCTTGGGACCTTTTTCTGGAGGAGGATTTTCTCTGTCGCCTGAAAGGCATCGAACGATGGCAGGGGGATGGGATCATTGCCGACTTCGACGATCCGCTGATCGGTGAGGCGTTGGCCGGCATCGAGTTACCCGTGGTGGCGGTAGGCGGTTCTTACGAGGATGAGCGCGCCTATCCGAAAGGTATCCCGTATGTGGCCACCGATAACGACGCCTTGATTACCCTTGCCTACAAGCACTTGATCGAGGCAGGGCTGACACGTTTTGCCTGCTTCAGCCTGCCGGAAGCGCAGGCCAACCGTTGGGCGCAGGAACGGGAAAAATCCTTTCGACGATTGATGCAACGCGATGGTCTGCACGCTGAGGTCTATCGGGGCATGGGCACCAGCGCGCCACTCTGGGACAGCGCCGTCGAGCAGCAGATCGACTGGCTACAGAGCCTGCCCAAACCCATTGGTATCATCGCCGTCAGTGACGCCCGCGCCCGGCAGCTGCTGCAAGCCTGCCTGACCGCCGGAATCGCCGTCCCGGAGCAGGTGGCACTGATTGGCATCGACAACGACCCGTTGACCCGCTGCTTGACCCGGGTCCCCCTGAGTTCGGTCATCCAGGGCACCGAAACCATGGGGCGCACCGCTGCGCGATTGCTGCACCAGATGCTGCACGGCATGCCCTCCACCGGCATGCACATCCTGATACCCCCGGATGCGATCAACGTGCAGGTCTCGAGTTTGCACCAACCCTTGGGCAACCCATATGTCATGCAAGCCCTGCTGTTCATTCGCCAATATGCCTGCCAGGGCATCAAGTCCGCGCAAGTGGCGGCCTACGTGGGGGTGTCTCGCTCATCGCTGGAATCGCACTTTCGCGATGTGCGAGGCTGCAGCGTCCACGACGAGATCCTGGGTTTCAAATTGGCAGCCGCCACCAACGGGCTGGAGAACACCGATTCAGCCATCGCCGACATCGCGCGCAGTTGCGGCTTCAAATCGGCGCAGTACCTGCACACCGTTTTTCGCCGCGAGTTTGGGTGTACGCCCCGTGAATACCAGCAGGGCGCCAGATAG
- a CDS encoding sugar ABC transporter permease: MNQVKQLFTRYKMLALLVAVAMIWMFFSWQTEGGFLTPRNLSNLLRQMSITGILACGMVLVIISGEIDLSVGSLLGLLGGVAAILDVIYHIPLLANLSLVALCGLLIGLANGYMTAYLRIPSFIVGLGGMLAFRGILLGITGGTTIAPVSPEFVYIGQGYLPHTMGMALGVLLFALTLFLTWKQRRNRALHGLAPHSLARDVFRVLLIGAVLAGFVQTLNSYDGIPVPVLLLLILLGVFSYVTSQTVFGRRVYSVGSNMEATRLSGINVQAVKLWIFGIMGVMCALAGVVNTARLAAGSPSAGSMGELDAIAACFIGGTSMRGGSGTVYGALLGALVITSLDNGMSMLDVDSYWQMIVKGSILVLAVWIDVSTRTGRR; the protein is encoded by the coding sequence ATGAATCAGGTCAAACAACTTTTTACCCGCTACAAAATGCTCGCTCTGCTGGTTGCCGTGGCAATGATATGGATGTTCTTCAGCTGGCAGACCGAGGGCGGATTTCTAACACCGCGCAACCTGTCCAATCTGCTGCGGCAGATGTCCATCACCGGGATTCTTGCCTGCGGCATGGTGCTGGTCATCATCAGTGGCGAGATCGATTTGTCGGTCGGCTCATTGCTGGGCTTGCTCGGTGGGGTGGCGGCCATCCTCGACGTGATCTACCACATACCGCTGCTGGCGAATCTCAGCCTTGTCGCCCTGTGCGGACTGCTGATCGGTCTTGCCAACGGCTACATGACCGCGTACCTGCGCATCCCGTCTTTCATCGTGGGGCTGGGGGGCATGCTGGCTTTTCGCGGCATTTTACTGGGGATTACCGGCGGCACGACCATCGCACCGGTGTCGCCGGAGTTTGTCTACATTGGCCAGGGTTATTTGCCACACACGATGGGCATGGCCCTGGGCGTTCTGCTGTTCGCATTGACGCTGTTCCTGACCTGGAAACAACGGCGCAATCGCGCGCTCCATGGTCTGGCGCCACATTCACTGGCGCGTGACGTTTTTCGAGTGCTGTTGATCGGTGCAGTGCTGGCCGGATTCGTCCAAACGCTCAACAGCTATGACGGCATCCCCGTGCCGGTTCTGCTTCTGCTGATTCTGCTGGGTGTGTTCAGCTACGTGACCAGTCAGACCGTCTTCGGTCGACGCGTCTATTCCGTGGGCAGCAACATGGAAGCAACGCGCCTGTCCGGTATCAATGTGCAAGCCGTGAAGCTCTGGATTTTCGGCATCATGGGCGTAATGTGCGCGCTCGCCGGCGTGGTGAACACGGCGCGCCTGGCCGCCGGCTCGCCCTCGGCCGGCAGCATGGGCGAACTCGACGCCATCGCTGCATGCTTTATCGGTGGCACCTCCATGCGCGGGGGCTCCGGTACGGTCTACGGTGCCCTCCTCGGCGCGCTGGTCATTACTAGCCTGGACAACGGCATGTCCATGCTTGACGTCGACAGTTACTGGCAGATGATCGTCAAAGGCAGCATTTTGGTGTTGGCCGTATGGATAGACGTGAGCACCCGGACCGGACGACGCTGA
- a CDS encoding alpha/beta hydrolase: protein MKTFRSKAATVAFALASTLVAGVSQAKDTTPSVVIVHGAFADGSDWAKVVPLLQAKGVAVSVVQNPLTSLADDVAATQRTLNNQPGPVVLVGHSWGGTVITQAGSDEKVRALVYVAAFAPDAGQTSGEQGKGAPTPPGISQIKADGNGFLYLTPEGMAKDFAQDLPATQTAVMTATQGPIKASAFEDKTTVSAWKTKPSWYLLATEDRMIHPDVQRSAAKRIGATLAELRTSHVPQQSQPAEVAKVILEAVKKVGEQ from the coding sequence ATGAAAACATTCAGATCGAAAGCCGCCACCGTCGCCTTTGCCCTTGCAAGCACATTGGTCGCGGGTGTCAGTCAGGCCAAAGATACAACGCCTTCGGTGGTCATCGTACACGGCGCATTCGCCGACGGCTCCGATTGGGCCAAGGTCGTGCCGCTTCTTCAGGCCAAAGGGGTTGCAGTTTCGGTCGTGCAAAACCCGCTCACCTCGCTTGCCGACGACGTCGCCGCGACGCAAAGAACCTTGAACAATCAGCCAGGCCCGGTCGTTCTGGTCGGTCACTCCTGGGGCGGCACCGTGATTACTCAGGCCGGCAGCGACGAAAAAGTCCGCGCCCTGGTGTACGTCGCCGCCTTCGCGCCTGATGCCGGTCAAACAAGCGGCGAGCAAGGAAAAGGCGCGCCCACGCCTCCGGGCATCAGCCAGATCAAGGCTGACGGCAACGGTTTCCTCTATTTGACGCCAGAAGGCATGGCAAAGGACTTCGCCCAGGACCTCCCTGCGACGCAGACCGCCGTGATGACCGCGACGCAAGGCCCCATCAAAGCCTCCGCGTTCGAGGATAAAACGACCGTTTCGGCCTGGAAGACCAAACCGTCGTGGTATCTGCTCGCCACCGAGGACCGGATGATCCATCCCGATGTCCAGCGCTCTGCCGCCAAGCGTATCGGCGCCACCCTGGCGGAGCTGCGCACCAGCCATGTCCCCCAGCAGTCGCAGCCAGCCGAAGTGGCCAAGGTGATTCTCGAGGCAGTGAAAAAAGTCGGCGAGCAGTGA
- the xylF gene encoding D-xylose ABC transporter substrate-binding protein translates to MKNVKRTLLAGALALLSLPVMADAAHPKIGFSIDDLRLERWSRDRDYFVAAADKMDAKVFVQSADGNEQKQISQIENLISRGVDVIVIVPFNATVLTNAVAEAKKAGIKVVSYDRLILNADIDAYISFDNEKVGEMQASGVLHAAPKGNYFLLGGAPTDNNAKVLREGQMKVLQPAIDKGDIKIVGQQWVKEWSPTEALSIVENALTRNDNKIDGIVASNDATAGGAIQALASQQLAGKVPISGQDADLAAVKRVIDGTQTMTVYKPLKLIASEAAKLSVQLARNEKPAYSSQYDNGSKKVDTILLTPTPLTKDNIDLLEQDGFYTKAQIAGK, encoded by the coding sequence ATGAAGAACGTAAAACGCACGCTATTGGCCGGCGCCTTGGCTCTGCTGTCGTTGCCGGTGATGGCCGATGCCGCCCACCCGAAAATCGGTTTCTCCATTGATGATCTGCGGCTGGAGCGCTGGTCACGGGACCGCGATTATTTTGTCGCGGCAGCAGATAAAATGGACGCCAAGGTCTTCGTACAATCGGCCGATGGCAACGAGCAAAAGCAGATCTCGCAAATCGAAAACCTCATTTCCCGCGGCGTCGATGTGATCGTCATCGTGCCGTTCAATGCCACCGTCCTGACCAACGCCGTCGCCGAAGCGAAGAAGGCCGGAATCAAGGTTGTGTCCTATGACCGTCTGATTCTCAACGCCGATATCGACGCGTACATTTCATTCGACAACGAAAAGGTCGGCGAAATGCAGGCCAGCGGCGTGCTGCACGCAGCGCCCAAGGGCAATTACTTTCTGCTGGGTGGCGCGCCCACCGACAACAACGCAAAAGTTCTGCGCGAAGGGCAGATGAAAGTGCTGCAACCGGCCATCGACAAGGGGGACATCAAGATTGTTGGCCAACAATGGGTGAAGGAATGGAGCCCGACCGAAGCACTGAGCATTGTTGAAAACGCCTTGACCCGCAACGACAACAAAATCGATGGCATCGTTGCCTCCAACGACGCCACGGCAGGCGGCGCCATACAGGCATTGGCGTCTCAGCAACTGGCTGGCAAGGTGCCGATTTCTGGGCAAGACGCGGACCTTGCAGCGGTCAAGCGAGTGATCGATGGCACTCAAACCATGACCGTGTATAAGCCGCTGAAACTCATCGCCTCCGAAGCCGCCAAACTCTCGGTACAACTGGCGCGTAACGAGAAACCCGCCTATAGCTCGCAGTACGACAATGGCAGCAAAAAAGTGGACACCATCCTGCTCACGCCAACCCCGTTGACCAAGGACAACATTGACCTGCTGGAGCAGGACGGGTTCTACACCAAGGCACAGATTGCCGGGAAATGA
- a CDS encoding HD domain-containing phosphohydrolase has protein sequence MDSALHLDISLSGALRAIGQVGDLSMGQPLGHSRRVAALARRLAQAAHGEGEHQRVAEQVALLRWSGCTANAEGFANLLGDDVDGRRAMLDLTLSKEKMNAVHQAVPLAVVHCEVSGEVARTLELGAAVEAGLCGVFETYDGTGRPLGLTHEHIPEVAYQVVLAGDLDILSRAHGLDAALRWIRDQSDRRYPASLASLLMDNAREWLADLEGLSQHPADAQAERSVSLTLVGDVIDLKLPWLAGHSRRVAHVAMEAARSWGLDEPSLTAIGKAALVYGLGRAAVSNQLWNTAGALSYSAVERVHLVPYWTQQALRPISELAVSAEIAAHAYERLNGSGYFRGVMGDALCAEHRLFATSVAWVALREARPWRTAYGESEAARLLAQDAAGGLFDKDVCDAVIAAARGERRAHQPKGSLLTARECDVLLEISRGASNKQVARLLDISPSTVRTHMESIFRKLECSTRAAATLKGLTLGLIA, from the coding sequence ATGGATAGCGCGTTGCACCTGGACATCTCATTGAGCGGAGCGTTGCGGGCGATCGGCCAGGTCGGGGACCTCAGCATGGGACAGCCTCTCGGGCATTCCCGACGCGTTGCCGCACTGGCGCGGAGGTTGGCGCAGGCCGCACACGGCGAGGGCGAGCATCAGAGGGTAGCGGAGCAGGTCGCCTTGCTGCGCTGGTCAGGTTGCACCGCCAACGCCGAAGGGTTTGCAAATCTGCTGGGTGATGACGTCGATGGCCGCCGTGCGATGCTCGATCTGACCCTGAGCAAAGAGAAGATGAACGCGGTGCATCAGGCGGTCCCGCTTGCCGTGGTGCACTGCGAGGTCTCTGGCGAAGTCGCGAGAACCCTCGAACTGGGTGCCGCTGTCGAGGCCGGCTTGTGCGGCGTATTCGAAACCTACGATGGGACTGGCCGACCGCTGGGCTTGACCCATGAACACATTCCGGAGGTTGCCTATCAGGTGGTGCTTGCAGGTGATCTGGATATTCTCAGTCGAGCACATGGCCTCGACGCGGCGCTGCGCTGGATTCGCGACCAGTCGGATCGGCGTTATCCCGCCTCCCTCGCGTCGTTGCTCATGGATAACGCCAGGGAGTGGCTGGCAGACCTGGAAGGCCTCTCGCAACACCCGGCCGACGCGCAGGCCGAACGTTCGGTCTCGCTGACATTAGTGGGGGACGTGATTGACTTGAAGCTACCCTGGCTGGCGGGGCACTCGCGACGGGTGGCGCATGTCGCGATGGAGGCTGCACGTTCGTGGGGGCTAGATGAACCCTCCCTGACTGCGATCGGCAAGGCAGCGCTCGTTTACGGTCTCGGCCGGGCAGCCGTTTCCAACCAGCTCTGGAATACCGCCGGGGCGCTTTCTTATAGCGCCGTGGAGCGGGTGCACCTCGTCCCCTACTGGACGCAGCAGGCGCTGAGGCCTATCAGTGAGCTGGCCGTGTCTGCGGAGATTGCAGCCCATGCTTACGAACGGCTGAATGGCAGTGGTTATTTTCGAGGCGTGATGGGTGATGCACTGTGTGCCGAGCACCGACTGTTCGCCACCTCCGTGGCCTGGGTCGCACTAAGGGAAGCCCGGCCATGGAGGACGGCCTATGGCGAATCGGAGGCGGCCAGACTGCTCGCACAGGATGCCGCCGGTGGCTTGTTCGACAAGGATGTTTGTGACGCGGTTATCGCCGCTGCCCGTGGCGAGCGGCGGGCTCATCAGCCGAAGGGCTCGTTACTCACCGCACGCGAGTGTGACGTGCTCCTGGAAATCAGCCGCGGCGCTAGTAACAAGCAGGTGGCGCGACTGCTGGACATCAGTCCGAGCACTGTTCGCACCCACATGGAAAGCATATTTCGCAAATTGGAATGCTCGACCCGAGCCGCCGCGACCCTGAAAGGATTGACGCTGGGTTTGATCGCCTGA